The Canis lupus familiaris isolate Mischka breed German Shepherd chromosome 14, alternate assembly UU_Cfam_GSD_1.0, whole genome shotgun sequence DNA window TATTAAGGATCAATGTCTATATTCCTTTATGTGTATATCCAAGTGAccagtaacatttattgaaaaggccATCTTATCCCCCCTGCACTGAATTTTAATTAGGGGATTTGCCCCCTATCTCTTATTATTGCTAGACTGAATTCCATGAGTCTAGTTGTCTATTTTCACACCAACCACACATTGTCCATTGCTcaatctttataataaatcttgattTCTGAGTGTATGCTCTCCATCATGTCTGTtgagtatttttgttgttttcctttaagaCTGTCCTCTGttctttatatttccatatatattttagaaatcagtTGTCAATTTCCACCAGAGTATCTGTTGGGATTTTGAATGGAATTACATTGAAACTATAGCTTATTTTGGGAGAATTAACGTCTTCATAATATTGTTCCAACCCGTGAACATGGTGAATAAATGTATGTACATGGGCATATGGGTACATGGGTATATATACCTGTCTTTGTTTGAATAATGGGTTGTATTTTTCTTACCCaagtcttatatttttttctcaattttatttctagataCTTGAACCTTTGCAATGGTATTCTAAATGGTGTATgtatagcaatttattttttttaagattttatttattcatgaaagacacagagaaagagaggcagagacctctCCCAGGTCtctgagaggcagaggaggaagcaggctctgtgtgggaagcctgatgtgggacttgatcccagaatcctgggatcaccccccaagccaaaggcagatgctcaaccactgagccacccaggtgtccctgtatagCAATTTCTAAttgttggttatttttattttattttattttattttattttattttattttattttattttattttatttttatttttatttttatttttatttattttattttattttattttaatttttattttattttatttattttatttatttcatttcatttcatttcatttcatttcatttcatttcctttcatttcattgttgttttttttaatactgtcttGTATTCAATGACCTTACTATAATCCACTTTTTCTCAAAAGTTGTCTGGattattcaatattttctaatatataccatgtatgtaatttttttctttttaatctttagatatttattttaaaaaaattcctttattgCACTGGTTAGGTCCTccataaaatgtgaaagaaataatgatactgcgacgcctgggtggctcagaagttgagtgtctgcctctggctcggggcgtgatcccaggatccaggatctagtcccacatcgggttccctgtgaggagtcagcttctccttctgcctatgtctctgcctctctctctctgtctctcatgaatgaataaataaatctttaaaaacaaaaagataatgaTATCaggtttcatttttgtcttctttccagTCTAAGGGGGAAACTCTTTAGTATTTTACTGTAGAGTATGATGTTTGTGGTAgtgttttcttttgctatttatatatacatatatacttttttttaatttataagctTCTTTTCTCTCTAGTTTACTAAATATTATCATCATGAATGacattgaattttattaaatacttccTCTGGATTCATAGACATGatgatgatttttctcttttatgctctattgtctttttttcattgtaagaTCTATAGTGATTAAGAAACATTTCCTGATATTAGAAATTTGTTCCCTGTCTCTTATTATTGCTAGAAGgccattagttttgttttttttttttcattagttttttagTCTTTTCAAGGATCCAACTTTTGTTGattttccctattgtatatttgttttctatttcactttgcttattattttcttccttctactttctttgggcataatttgatatttttccaaCCTTTTCTTTAAGCTATTAGTTTCCTTTTAAGTACAACTTCAACTACAGTACTAATGTTTtgacaggttttgttttttctattcatGATTTCTTTAGAAATATAGTGGAATGTACTTTTTACATTGGGGATTGTGTAGTCTTTTTGTTACTGAATTTTAGGACAATTTTACTGAAGTTAGAAGACATTTTCTGAgtgatttcagttctttgaaatttGTGGTAGCTTATTTATGATCTAACATATGGTCAATGTTAGTAAAATATCCCATGTGCTCTCAAGAATATATGTTCTGTTGTATGTATGATATTCTTCATATGTCAGTAATATAGTTTCTGCtgttcatattttcattatatgagtttcatgtttgcttgttttgtaaGTTATTAAGAGGTTTGTTGCATTTTCTCATTACTAATGAGTCAGgacatctttttaaatctttctagGGCATTTTCCTTCTGTGAATTGTCAGTTCATATCTTCTGTTGTGTTGTTTGATTCTCTCTTGGTCCTCACTGAAACtctttatttggggcacctgggtgactcagtggttgagcatctgcctttggctcaggtcatgcatgatcctggggtcctgggatcgagtcccacatcaggctccctgcagggagcctgcttctccctctgcctgtgtctgcctctctctctgtgtctttcatgaataaataaataaaatattaaaaaaaaaaaacctctttactTAACATGgatattaaattgtatatatttatatacacatatactatatagagtatatatatatgaaatcataaatATGACCTATTTTTGTCTATGCTTTAACTTGATTTGTTCTTTTGCCAtgcaagatttttaatttttatatcagttATGCCACTATTTTCCTTTAGAGATTCTGGGTTTTATTTAGATATGGCTCTTCCTACtcagatttctaaattttttaaaagtataattaacatacaatgttatattggtttcaggtgtacaacatagtgattcaacaatgaTATACATTGCAATGCTCACTGTAAGTGTAGTTACCACCTGTCagcatacaaagttattacaatattattgactgtattccctatgttgtacttttcatcacCATGATTTATTATACCTGGAAGTTTAAACCTCATAATCTCCTTCATTTGTTTTACCCATCCTTCCACCCCCTTCCCTGTGGCGACCACcagtttattctttgtatttgagactgtatctgtgtgtgtatgtctttttgttcatttttttcctctggactCCATGTAAGTGatataatatatttatctttctctgactaatttcaTTAGGTATGCTATACcttctgggtccatccatgtttttaaaaatggcaggatttcattatttttttacgGCTGAGCAATATACCGTACCTTCcttatcctttcatctattgatggacacttagattgcttccatattttggctattataaataatgctgcagtaaacagagGGGTGCATTTATCTtctcaaattagtattttcattttctttgggtaagtacccagcagtggaattactgagttgcatagtatttctatttttaatttttagggaacctccatactgttttccacagtgactgtaccaatttacagtCCCATCAGTAGACACAAGGGATGTGTACTTTTTTGATGCCCTTTTCCCCATATTCTCAGACTTATTATTTCTGGTGTTgttgatttttgccattctgacaggtgtgaggtgatataggtcactgtggttttattttgcatttccccgatgatagTGATATTGgtaatcttttcatgtgtctgttagccatctgtatattttccttagaaaactatctattcaggtcctcttttttttacatttttatttatttatgatagtcacacacagagagagagagagagaggcagagacataggcagagggagaagcaggctccattcaccagcggcctgacatgggattcgatcccgggtctccaggatcacgccctgggccaaaggcaggcgctaaaccactgcgccacccagggatcccttaggtcctctttttaatcagattttgtttgttgttgagttgtatgaattctttatatattttgggtattatccctttattggatatatcatttgcagatattttcctGAATTCAGTaggcttccttttccttttgttggtgGTTTTCTTCATGgtgcaaaagttttttgttttcagtgtagtctcaataatttatttcacttttgttttctaatttgtcGGCATCTAATTTTTCTTACTAGTTCCTtatatgtatttctgtagtgttgattattacttttatttctgattttatttatttgtgtcttcaatttttcttcttcctggctAAAAGTTTATtaactttatcttttcaaagaaccatctctcGGTGTCATTGAtcctttatattgtttttatagtctctatttcatttgtgtctctctgatctttattaattttcttccttctactaacttggggtttttgttctttttctagttgctTTAGGTGAAAAGTTagattgagatttttatttcttgagataggcctataTTGGCATAAGcttcttagaactacttttgctgtgtcccaaagattttagaccattgtgtttccattttcatttgtctccaggtattttctgatttcctttttgatttctttgttgacccactggttgtttagccagtagcatgttgtttagcctccatgtgtttgtgatttttttcctagtgTTTTTCCTTATAGTTGATTTCTAGattcatacagaaaaaaatgcttgatttcggtcttaaatttattgagacttgttttgtgacctaacatgatCTTGCTTTATGTGTgtgttcttcttttttgtttgtttggttttgttttgttttggtgttctTCTTTTGGATGGAatgctgtgtgtgtatatagtagGCCCATCTGGTCTAAGGTATCCTAGAAAGCCAaagtttctttattgattttctgcctggataATCTATCCAGCGATGTAAATGCAGTGCTAAAGTCCTGCTACTATTGTATTACTGacaatttctccttttatgtctattaatattttgctttatatattttagtgcTCCTATGCTAGTTATATAggtatttacaattattatatccttttgttggattgatccctttatcattctGTAATGCCCTTCCttatctcttgttatagtctttgttttaaaatctattttctctgttaataaataaaataagctggggtgatactaatttatttattttactttcatttgcatggagtatttttttttccatcccttcacctTCAATCTGAAtttgtctttaggtctgaagttttattcttgtaggcagcatatcgatgtctatttttttaatcccttcaCTCACCCTGTATcctttgattagagcatttaggcCATTCAGTAGGGATGTACTTACTCCATTtggttcattgttttctggttgttatTATGGTTATTCCCTGTTCCTTATTTTCTTGCTCTCTTGCCTTGTGATCGATATCTTTACTTAATGTTATGgttggattcctttttctttatttttttttttttctgtatctattagaTTTTTAGTTTGTGGTGACCTGCAGGTTCCTATATAACATCCCaagtatatagcagtctatattaatgGTCGCTTATGTTTGAACAGATTGTAAAAGCACTGTTTTTTTACTACCCCTCTCATCTTGTATGCATCTGATGTCAAATGTTACATCTTTGTGATTCCCTAATTTTCTAGATAACTGATTTTACcgcttttgtcttttaaccatCATAAGGTTAAATCAATCATTTGCAAATGATTGCTCTACCTGTACTATAGGTTTCCtggtgaaatttttttctttcataattctcTTTACCTTGGGaaactcttcctctcttcttcaaTTCTGAGTTATAACCTGGCTGGGTGgaatattcttggttgtaggttttttccTTTAAGCATTTGAATAGCTCATGACACTCCCCTCTGGCCTGCAAAGCTTATGCTGCAAAAGTAGCTGACAACCTTTATGGAGTTTCCTTTGCATTTAAACAGCtcttttctcttactgtttttAACTTTGATGTATCTTGGTGTGggacctccttgggttcatcATGTTTGCAGCTCTCTTTaatgcttgtttccttccccagttaagggaatttttcagctattatttcttctcatatgttttctgcctttcctcccccATCGCTCCTCCTGCTAGGATACCTATAAGGTGAAATTTGTGTACTTGATGTGGTCACAGAGGTCCCTTAactgatcttctttttttttttttttttttttttgtggttccactTGGGTGCTTTCCATtgccctgtcttccagatcacaGATCTGTTCTTCTGTCTCTTCTAACCTGTTGCAGatctctagtgtatttttcattttagttattaactttttctttctcttttttgaagttctgagttcatccattcttctcccaagTCCAGTGaacattactttgaactcttttaTCAGgtagattgtttcctttgtttctgaAGTTTTGCCTTACTCTTTCATTTGGAGCATatccctctgtcttctcatttttcactTTCTAATTAAGTGAAACAACTACCTCTCCCAGTCATGAAGGAGTGACCTTGTGTAGGAACATCTCCTGTGTAGATTGCATGTATGCCACTGGCACctttggctggctggctgctgctGTCCTGGGCACATGGAATCCTGGGTTGCTCTGCACAGGGGGTACCCTGGCCAGGATGATTAATTCCTAAAttcttacaatttatttttatatttggatcCTTATTCtactcagaatttattttttcttcaggatGTCATGGATGTAAACTAAGtgtggaaataatatttttctaaaaacttttatAGCACTTGTCATCAGAGAAATCTTTGTCAAAATTAAGTTCATGCTCCCTGCTCTCAAACTCAATTACAATGAACTTTgctgggtttttaattttttttttattttaaaatatttatgatacaaCTCTTCGTAATATATGCCAAATTTTTTGCACccaattttagagatgaagaaggaaCAGAACATTTACGAAAACGAAATATGAAGTTGCCTTTTATGTTTACTACTGGAGAAGCTGTGTTGTATGAGATAACAAATCCCTTTCCTCCCATGATGGATCCCTTACCACTAAGGACTAAAAATGGTGCAAGTGGAAGAGATTCTGCTACCAAATCAACTCTAAATAAGGATTCTCTCAATCCCAATTCCCTCCTGGCTGCCATGATGCAACAAGATGAGTCTATTTATCTCTATCCTTCCTCAAGTAGTACACcatttgaaagaaatctttttaatgaCTCTATGAATGAATGCAGTAATTGGCAAGACAATATCACACCCATGGGAAGTGATAGTATCCTAAAACATGAGCAAATAGGTCATTCTCAGGAAATGAATCCAACACTCTCTGGAGTTCAACCAGGGCTCCTTCCTGACAATAGAAATAGTGACTTGTATAGCATTATGAAACACCTAGGTATTGATTTTGAAGATATCAAACACATGCAACAGAATGAGGAATTTTTCAGAACTGACTTTTCTGGTGAGGATGACTTCAGAGATATTGATATAACAGATGAAATCCTGACATACGTCCAAGATTCTTTAAGTAAGCCTGCCTTCGGGTGTTCAGATTACCAGCAGCAACAGCCCATGGCTCTGAACTCCAGCTGTATGGTACAGGAGCACCTGCAGTtagaacagcagcagcagcagcagcagcagctcctccaaCACCACCAAAATCACATAGCagtggagcagcagcagcaactgTGTCAGAAAATGAAGCATATGCAAGTCAATGGCATGTTTGCCAATTGGAACTCTAACCAGTCTGTGCCTTTTAGTTGTCCTCAGCAAGATCTACAACAGTATAGTGTCTTTTCAGACTTACCTGGGACCAGTCAGGAGTTTCCCTACAAATCTGAGATTGATGCTATGCCATGTACACAGAACTTTATTCCCTGTAATCAGTCTGTGTTACCACAGCATTCTAAGGGGACACAGTTAGACTTTCCCATAGGAAATTTTGAACCATCCCCCTACCATACTACTAATTTGGAAGACTTTGTCACATGTTTACAAGTCCCTGAAAACCAAACACATGGACTAAATCCAGAGTCAACCATAGTAACTCCTCAGTCCTGTTATGCCGGGGCTGTGTCCATGTACCAGTGCCAGCCGGAACCTCAGCACAGCCATGTGGCTCAGATGCCATACAATCCAACCATGCCAGGTCCACAGGCATTTTTAAACAAGGTAAGGGTTTTATCAGACTGAAGAAACCCTTTCAGTGATCCTTCTTACATTATAAATACACATGAGTTGTAAACATTTTATGTCTGTGACTACTTTTATGTTAGTCAGTACTTTTCTGGTATTAGTATGTTAATATGAATAGGTCTTTTTTGCTTGAATTGTAGAGGAAAAAGAAGTCAAGGGCTAAGGCAACCTAATATGTCCTTTAGTTACCAAgtgaaattattacaaaatatattgtttagaATAGATTCTTGAGTTTATCTCTCTTCTTTATATGAtcctttaaaaattcagaaatctatttgcattttttaaaagattttatttatttatttgacagagagatagagcacaaacaaaaggagaagcaggttccctgctgaacagggagcctgacatggggctcaatcccaggatgctggaattgtgacctgagctgaaggctgacacttaactgactgaaccatttACGTGCCCCTGTATTTGCAAAGTGTTTTCTTTAGgtccacctgggtggttcagttggttaagtgcccagctcttgacttctgctcagatcatgatctcagggccatagatagagcccagcatggagtctgcataagattctttctctccctctccctccccctcttaaaaaatttaaagctcaGTCTTTTTTATATGACTTAAAGCCAATATAGCTGTGCTTTCTTCAAATGCCTTTGTCCTGGGTGACCCCTGAATTCAGCCACAGTACCTTCAAGTTATCTGCCAGAtgctcattttatctttaaaagtggaatattttcttctggaattttaaaaaattttctctcaTGTTGTCAAGCTTgacactgtattttcattttatttttaaaaattttacttattttttaagagtcaTATACTTTACTGTAAGCACCcctgcattttgatttttttttaatgtgtcatcAGGATTCTTCTAACAGCCACCACAGTTTAAATCTAAAAGTAATcgttgaaaaaaaaacattaatgatGGTAgctgctttctctttctatctctctggcctcctgggaatatattttgtttgcattcatgcttttccattaaaaaatatttagtgcaCTTTAAAGAATAATTCAGTAGGCTTTTGAAGAAAATCCTGATCAAAATTAAGTTCATTGATCTCTATTTACTGTGTATTAAAGTGTTGGAATAGCAGAAGAGATTCAAGTTCATGACATTTTTCACACATTTGGTTTGCCTATAGATGAGGTTTTTAGTAGAAAACGGCAGTGGAAGTTTTTCCTCTGATATATATCCAGCGTCCCTCCCGACATCCTTCAGTTATCTCAAAATTTAGTTTTCAGTTCGAGTCTATCTCACAACATCGCCATAACGTGGCAGAGGTAGGCAACCTGAGTAAACTGCTGACACGTCCCTCATTTACAGGGTTTACAATTGTATTACTCAAgttgttcagttttgttttttactccccagtttaggtttttttattactttatgagTAAGAAGATAATAGGAAGTGAGTAGCCCTATGGATTCCCccaggaaattatttaaaattaaaattacctaTGTGGCTCACATTGTATTTCTATTAGACAGCACTGCTTTTGacaatatatttaaagagaattGCTGACATGCATCATGCTTTGACTAATGAGTCATTTATTCAAAGACTACCATTCTCTGATAATACCAACATCTGTTTGAAGACTCCATGTAGATGCCATTCATTAAAGACCTAGATTATGTGactttttactatatatttaatgttttggaGGATCTTTTAAGTCTAATGTTAACATGTGACATAGGATTTACTTGAAGCAATtagagttatgagttcaagctaTTTGAAAGTTGCCACAACTTTCACTAACTATATACTAAAATACAAAAGTTCCATATAAATCCCTACAGAATTGTGtatctgcctcttttttttcagTAGCAGTTATAGACTAATTTTATTGTAAAGAAGATGAGAGCACTTTATTTGGTAACTTAATCTGTAATTGGGACCATTTTTAATAGTACTTCTCAAAAGCATATAACAGATAAAAAATTGGTTTAGGAAATCCTATCTATGCtatattttaggaatattaaGACATCTCTATCAGAACTGACCTTTTATGGAAAAGTCCTAGGTCTGCAGTCCAATGTATTAATTTTGAATGCAGTCAATCCATTGGTACCCAGAACTTGACTAAAATGGAATCTGGTCAAAGCAAACCTATTTATGACAGATATATTATGTAACTGTGAATCATAGCTGATACTCTCTGATCTGTCAGTTTCTATCCAAACCAAAGACAACTTGTTCATCAGATACTCTTCTAATGTATGGAATGCCAAATCTGAGCTCAGACTGATATATCACACATTTGTACCATCTAATGGAGAAACCAGGAAGTTATAAATGCaacacatagtatgtgctcagtaGGTCTTTGCTGAATGATTGAAATTTTAGCAACAGTAAAGAACTGAAGTTTAACAATATGCAaggcaaatgttttaaaaatgcagtttaatATATCATTTAGTGGCTTAAGATACTTGAAAGATCTAGTCTGATTAATCGCATTGCTATTTTTGTTTGCAGTTTCAGAATGGAGGAGTTTTAAATGAAACCTATCCCGCTGAATTAAGTAATATAAATAACACTCAGACTCCCACACATCTTCAGCCCCTTCATCACCCACCAGAAGCCAGACCTTTCCCTGATTTGACATCCAGTGGATTCCTGTAATTCCAAGCCCCTTTTGCACCTTGGTTTTTGGATGAGTTTGCAGAAGATTACAGAATAATAATACTGTCAGTGTTGGTCATCAGCAAGTTTACATGGAGGCATTGATGTGTGTTGTTTGTGCTATTTTTCCAAACCAAACTTCAGTGTTTTTAAGAGTTAAGAAAATTACCAGAAATACATATAGTCATTAAACTATAAATTGTGCTGCCACAGGGAGTGAGGTTCCATCTCTATTTCACATGATTCTGAGTACCAGAGAATATACAAAACTTATTTAGGGGAACTGTAGgacacttttaaataaaaatttgtcagaaaaaaatacttttgaattttCAGCTTCTAGATTATTATTAATATaccaaatacaaaattaaactcCTTTTGTTTAGCTTTGGCTTTTATCTCAGATATTAAAGTAAGTGATTTGGTGCTTTTATAAAAGATAATCTCAGTGCTTTCCTCCTTCATTGTTAATATAAGTGCCTCACAATTTTTTATACCTATAACACTGTAGGATGTATATTTGatagaaaatatactttttttaataacattctgTGCACaaatatcatttgtatttcttaaatcagtcatttttattattccaaGCATGTTTTAAACTGCACTACTCACCCACTTTCTTCAGGAAAAGGGCAAATAATGattgaaaagatatttattatataatctaGTCGCTCCTAGACTTTAAATGTTGCTCTGTGCCTTATGTTGAAAATTTTTCGAAGTAAATTgtgtttccaaattattttttgattatcCTATAAATATTAAGACCACAGCACTAAAATTCGAAGTTTTCAGAAGAAAGAGATATACTACCATTTACTAAAATCTCCATGATAGTTGAATGTTGCAATGTGGAAAAATCTGCTTGAATGCAACCTTGTTTATTAACTTGCAATGAGAGGTAGCTTTATTTCTAGCTCTTTAATCAATCACCCATTTCAATGtgtataaattccttaaaaactattttagatCTAGAATGAGCTTTAAGGTATAGTATGTTGACTTTATAAATTTCACTTCTTAGTACGGTGgaaactttgtttttctcatatttgaGGAGTGTTCAGATTGAATATAGCAATGTTTGATGCAAAATATTGTTATGAGTGAAATGAATGGTGCATTTATAGTTtataatgaacaaaattatttgtaaaatattttcaatctttcatttaaaaaaaagtctataccttatatatgcatataatttggGTCTTAGATATTTTATCTGTGTGTCTTTGTAAGAAATCATATAATGAATCCAACTGTTTTTACCTTGATATTGAGACAACCATGCAGTTCTCTTAACTTCAAGCATTATGTTGTTTCTATGATAAAATGACCTTTATTATTAATCACCCTACTAACTTGACCGTCCCtcaggtgattttttaaaaaatacccttttatttaaatgtgaCATCTGAAGGGCAGACACATTGCATGTATTGCATAAAAATATGATGGAGTAACAAACTGAGATGtagtatta harbors:
- the AHR gene encoding aryl hydrocarbon receptor translates to MNSSGAHITYASRKRRKPVQKTVKPIPAEGIKSNPSKRHRDRLNTELDRLASLLPFPQDVINKLDKLSVLRLSVSYLRAKSFFDVALQSSPTDRNEVQENCRTKFREGLHLQEGEFLLQALNGFVLVVTTDALVFYASSTIQDYLGFQQSDVIHQSVYELIHTEDRGEFQRQLHWTLNPSQCTDSGQGVDDANGLPQPVVCYNPDQLPPENSSLMERSFVCRLRCLLDNSSGFLAMNFQGRLKYLHGQNKKGKDGSILPPQLALFAIATPLQPPSILEIRTKNFIFRTKHKLDFTPTACDAKGKLVLGYTEAELCMRGSGYQFIHAADMLYCAEYHIRMIKTGESGMIVFRLLTKDNRWTWVQSNARLVYKNGRPDYIIATQRPLTDEEGTEHLRKRNMKLPFMFTTGEAVLYEITNPFPPMMDPLPLRTKNGASGRDSATKSTLNKDSLNPNSLLAAMMQQDESIYLYPSSSSTPFERNLFNDSMNECSNWQDNITPMGSDSILKHEQIGHSQEMNPTLSGVQPGLLPDNRNSDLYSIMKHLGIDFEDIKHMQQNEEFFRTDFSGEDDFRDIDITDEILTYVQDSLSKPAFGCSDYQQQQPMALNSSCMVQEHLQLEQQQQQQQQLLQHHQNHIAVEQQQQLCQKMKHMQVNGMFANWNSNQSVPFSCPQQDLQQYSVFSDLPGTSQEFPYKSEIDAMPCTQNFIPCNQSVLPQHSKGTQLDFPIGNFEPSPYHTTNLEDFVTCLQVPENQTHGLNPESTIVTPQSCYAGAVSMYQCQPEPQHSHVAQMPYNPTMPGPQAFLNKFQNGGVLNETYPAELSNINNTQTPTHLQPLHHPPEARPFPDLTSSGFL